In bacterium, the sequence CCGCTCTTTTTCCCAAGCCTCAAGCGGTAGGTCGCAGAATGGCAATGACGCCAGCGATAATTGCTGCGTGCTTTAAGTTCAATAGTTTCCCGACCTCCCGCTCCATGAGTGAGGCGTTTGCAGTAAATATTTTCCCTGGCTTAGCATAACTTGTACGCATGAGGGCACCCGTTGCGAAATCGGTATCCGTGATCTCGATGGCGTGTGAATCGGAATAAGGGTTGCTGGTCACTTGGCAGAGAATCCAGTCCCCGCGATCTGCCCCTGCAAGCACTACCGCTGGTCGAAGCTTGCTTGCCGAGAGATCCGAGAAAGGAAATCGGACAAGGACAACCGATCCTACTGAAGGTGAGACCATGCCGCCTCCTCCTCCGGTCGTTCCCAGTCCTGGGCAAGTGCGTTTTGACTCAGCAATGTCGTTTCAGGAATCTCGGATTCGTCCATGATGGTTACGATGGCACGGCATGTATGCGCCAAATGAATGGGCTCCATCAGATAAACCGTCCCATTCGTTTCAATAGTTGCCTCTACAGCCATTAGCATAGTATCACCTCTTTAATTGATAAATATTAGAATATTCTGCTTTGAGTTTCAATCTCTCTTCCGGTCAACATTCAACTCCGAACATTCAACGCTAGCGGGGCAGCCTGTCCGCCTGTGGCGGAAATCCCGCGTTGGCGCATACGCGTCAACCTAGCCCGTAATATATTGATTCCGTTAATGTTATATCTGAAGTCCTTTTCTATGGAGTGCGGCGGCTCGACGCCGCTTTTCTTCGGCGTGGCTTGACACGCCGTTCTTCGATCCGTCCAACGTCCCCGCGTCAGGCACAGCCTGTCAAGCCAGGCTGCGGGAAAGCGGCGTCGAGCCGCCGCACTCCCAAAAAATAGCCATCTGCACCTACCCACACCCTGACAATTTAACGCTGATTTAAGCTCTCCCCTTAGGTTGACGCGTATGCGCGTTGGCGGGATGAGCCGCGTGTAAGTCCGGCACATAGACCGACGGCATCATCGCGCTATTGT encodes:
- a CDS encoding type II toxin-antitoxin system PemK/MazF family toxin, which codes for MVSPSVGSVVLVRFPFSDLSASKLRPAVVLAGADRGDWILCQVTSNPYSDSHAIEITDTDFATGALMRTSYAKPGKIFTANASLMEREVGKLLNLKHAAIIAGVIAILRPTA